In the genome of Gloeotrichia echinulata CP02, one region contains:
- a CDS encoding isochorismatase family cysteine hydrolase translates to MSQSFRTLGLPPNAWTVNQAYADITRPPQNPQPVILTTDSKTLRLDLAKTAIIVIDMQNDFCHPDGWLAHIGVDVTGARQPIEPLNSLLPELRALGVPVIWVNWGNRPDLLNISAGLHHVYNPTGDDVGLGDPLPSNGAKVLTAGSWGASVVDELEHLPTDIHVDKYRMSGFWDTPLDSILRNLGRTTLFFAGVNADQCVLTTLCDANFLGYDCVLVKDCTATTSPDYCWLATLYNVQQCFGFVTDSQAIFTALQTS, encoded by the coding sequence ATGAGTCAGTCTTTTCGGACATTGGGACTTCCACCAAATGCTTGGACTGTGAATCAAGCGTACGCAGACATAACTCGTCCCCCCCAGAACCCACAACCCGTTATTTTAACAACAGATAGTAAAACCCTGCGCCTAGACTTGGCAAAAACCGCTATCATTGTCATTGATATGCAAAATGACTTCTGTCATCCCGATGGTTGGTTAGCGCATATCGGTGTGGATGTGACTGGGGCCCGTCAGCCCATTGAACCTTTAAACAGCTTACTTCCAGAACTTCGCGCCCTCGGTGTACCTGTAATTTGGGTAAATTGGGGAAATCGTCCCGACTTACTGAATATTAGTGCCGGTTTACATCACGTCTACAACCCCACAGGTGATGATGTAGGTTTGGGCGATCCCCTTCCTAGCAACGGCGCTAAGGTACTGACTGCGGGTAGTTGGGGAGCTTCCGTGGTGGATGAACTTGAACACCTACCGACAGATATTCACGTCGATAAATACCGCATGAGCGGCTTCTGGGATACTCCCTTAGATAGTATCTTGCGGAACCTGGGAAGAACAACACTTTTTTTTGCTGGTGTCAACGCTGACCAATGTGTCTTGACCACATTATGTGACGCCAACTTTTTAGGATATGACTGTGTTTTAGTTAAAGATTGTACCGCTACAACTTCTCCTGATTATTGTTGGTTGGCGACTTTATATAATGTCCAACAATGCTTCGGTTTTGTGACTG